In Candidatus Methylomirabilis lanthanidiphila, the genomic window GGCGTCGCCCCGTTCAACCGGGACAGCGGGACCAAGCGCGGTCGCCGCGCGGTGTGGGGCGGACGGGCCGCCGTCCGGGCGGTGCTCTACATGGCGACCGTGGCCGCCAGCCGCTGCAATCCGGTCATCACGGCGTTCTACGCCCGGCTGCTCGCAGCCGGGAAGGCCAAGAAGGTGGCGCTGACCGCGTGTATGCATAAGCTGCTGCTCATCCTGAATGCGATGGTCAAACATCAGACCCCGTGGCGAGACAATCTCGCGTTGACCTCTTGACA contains:
- a CDS encoding Transposase IS116/IS110/IS902 family protein → GVAPFNRDSGTKRGRRAVWGGRAAVRAVLYMATVAASRCNPVITAFYARLLAAGKAKKVALTACMHKLLLILNAMVKHQTPWRDNLALTS